CGAAATCCTCCGCCGACAGCACCTTGTCGAGTTTCTCGTCGGTCGCTGCAAGCTTGGTACAGGCCTGTTGTGTCTCGGGTAGCGTGATATCGGCTTCAACCGCAAGTACTTTGGCGCTGTCGAAGCGCGACAGCACCGCCTCCGGCAGCGGATAGAAGTCGTTCTTGCCGACGTGCAGCGAGCCGAACAGGGTGACTTTCCTGTCGCCCTTGCTGAGCTCCCACAAAAAAGGTTTGGAAAGTTGCGCGTGCGCGGCACCGCTGGAGATCAGGGCTGCCAGCAAGCTGCAGCCGACGGCGAGGGAAGCGCGGGAGAAGAGGCGGAAGTTCATCTGTCAATGCTAGCGGTGATCGCCGGCTTCGACGTTTGCGGTGACGTACAAGTTCAACCGCCGGCGCGAACGCCCGGATGTCCGACATGCGACATGCAGGCGAAACCCTGTGGCGAAATTCCAACAGCATTTACCAATATCAAAGGTGGATATGCACTTGGCATATCAACTCACTATACTGAAACAACATTGACAAATATCAATACAGTCAGGAAGCTCCCTCGGATCGGTGACAGGATTAAGATGAATCTTAGTCTCGGGCTCTCGCAGGGTGTGGAAGCGATGTTTGCGGCCGGACCTCGCGGGTAACGGAGATGTGGGCGATCAAGGCATATGGTGCACAGCAGTATTCCAATCATGAACGATGATGCGTTGGATGCCTCGACCGGCAGGCAGCCCGGCCGCGGGTTGGATGAACTGCTGCACGTGGTCTATCTCAGTCGGGCTGCGGCCGGAACGGACCCGGAAAAATGGTTGCCCGAACTGGAGCGCAATGCGCGGGCCCGCAACGATGCGGCGCAGATTCGTGGCGTGCTCGCCTACTGCCGCGGCTGGTTCCTGCAATGGCTGGAAGGTCCGGCCGCTGCCGTGGTGGAAACCATGGGCCGCATCGCTGTCGACAAGCGCCACCGCGACGTGCAGGTGATTTACGAGGCGAGTGGACCCCAGCAGCTGAACAGTCCGTGGAGCCTGATCCGGGTGGCACGGGTAGACGATGCCGAGACGCTGGACGCTAGGGTACGCTCGCTGGCGACCGCTCTGCCGGGAGACAGCGTCGAACCGCAGGATTTTGTCCGCGCCTTCACCATGCCGTATGGTCGTCAGGGGCTCGACGATATCGCGAGCCAGCGTCCGGTGGTGGTGACCGGTGCCAACATGATCTGGGCTTCGGCGGTGGTCAGTCAGGCCGCCCATGTTTCGCGCGTTGAGCTGGCGCGGACGCGCCTGCAATCACCTGATCTGCGTGACACCGATGGTCTGGTCGAATACCTGACCACCACTGATGGCCTGACGGTCATCGCCATCGCCTCATCGACGATGCCGGGCGGCTATCTTGAAGGCATTTATCACCGCGCCAAGCTGATCGTGTTTCTCATCCGCTCCAGCGATATCAATCACAAGATTGAGTTGCTGCGCGGCTTGATGACCATCCACACGGTTGCCGAGCACAGGCCGACGTTTCTGTTCGCCTTTTCAACGGCTGCCGCGTCGCACAAGCACGAGTTTCTGCAAGTGGCCGACAGCCTCCGCGTGCCCTACACCGAAATCACGGTACCGCTGGCCGATTCCGCCATGCTCTGGCGAACCATTCAGGAACGCCTCGCCGCAACGGTGCTGCCGATGCACGCCAACCGTATGCGTCATCGTGGCATTGAGGCGGATACCCGGGCGAGCACTGGATCAGGGCCGGCCACCAGCCCGCCGCCCGCGACACCCATCAGCGGTCCGGCCAGCCGGCCCGCAGCGGCAACGCCCGTCTCGCCGCCGTCACCGGCAGCGGCAGCAGCAGCGAAGGGCGCGTCTGCGCCACCAGCAACCAGTTTTGTGTCCCAGCCAGTAACGAAGGGAGATTTCGACATGGCAAACGTAGCGGAAAGTCTGAAGGCAATCCTGTCAATCGACGGTGCGATGGGTTGCGCGCTCGTCGATGTGGAAAGTGGCATGGCGCTCGGTACGGCCGGTGGTGGCATCAATCTTGAGATTGCTGCGGCGGGCAATACCGAGGTGGTGCGCGCCAAGCTGCGGGTGGCCAAATCGCTTGGCATCACCGGCGGTATCGAGGACATCCTGATCACGCTGCAGGACCAGTACCACTTGATCCGGCCGCTGACCAAAAAGGGAACGCTGTTCCTGTACGTGGTGATTGATCGCAAGAAGGGCAACCTCGCGATGGCGCGCTACAAGGTCAGCGAAGTTGAGGGCGCGCTGGTCGTCTGACGATCACTTCGGGGCGGCGGGAAGGCCCGCTCTACCCCGGCGGCAGGCGTCGCGCCACTGCGTGCGCCGCCGCGAGTGCGGTCACACATTGCAGATAATTGCTGCATGACCAGCACCGTCACTCCCCACGCGACGACCGATCGCAACACGCAGTCAGCCGAGGGTACTGACGACATTGCGCAGACAAGAACCTGGCGGCAGTCGCTGGCGACATATCTTGAGCCGCCGTCACTGCGAATGCTGGCGCTCGGCTTTGCAGCCGGCCTTCCGCTGTTGCTGGTGCTCGGCACCTTCTCGTTCTGGTTGCGTGAAGCCGGCATCAACCGCTCCACCATTGGCTTTCTCTCATGGGTCGGGCTCGCCTACGGCTTCAAGTGGTGCTGGGCGCCGCTGGTGGACCGGTTGCCAATCCCGGGTCTGACCCGTGCGCTGGGGCGTCGCCGCAGCTGGCTGTTGCTGTCGCAGGTGATGATCGTCTGCGGTCTGGTTGGCATGGCGCTGAACGATCCGAAAGTTGCGTTGATGCCGAGCGTCTGGTTCGCCATCCTCACCGCGTTTGGCAGTGCTACGCAGGACATCGCGCTCGACGCCTATCGCATCGAATCGGGCGACGCCGACCATCAGGCGGCGCTCGCTGCGGCGTATCAGACGGGCTATCGCATCGCGATGATCTGGGCGGGCGCCGGCGTGCTCTGGATCGCCGCGCGGGCTGAGGTGGCGAACCCCACCAATTACGACGCCGGCGGTTGGCGCGTAGCCTATCTGGTCATGGCGGCGTCAATGGTGGTGGGTTTCATCACCGTGCTGTTCTCGCGTGAGCCGGTGCAGCGCGCACTGGTGCCAGCGAAGAATCTCGCCGAGTGGCTGCAGACAGCGCTGATCGAGCCGTTCGCGGATTTCTTCCGCCGCTTCGGCTGGAACGCGCTGCTGGTGCTGGCATTGATCGCCACCTATCGCGTCAGCGACATCGTGATGGGCATCATGGCCAACCCGTTTTACGTGGACATGGGCTACAGCAAGGATGAGGTCGCTGCGGTCAGCAAAGTCTACGGCCTTGCGATGACGCTGATCGGTGCGGCGCTGGGCGGAGTGCTGGCCATAAAGTTCGGCATGATGCGTACGCTGATGCTTGGCGCCGTCCTTTCCGCCGCGAGCAATCTGCTGTTCTCCTGGCTGGCCACGGTCGGGCACGACCTGACCTGGCTGACCGTGGTGATTTCAATCGACAATCTCTCGGCAGGCATTGCTTCCAGCACCTTCATTGCCTACATGTCGAGCCTGACCAACATCAGCTATTCCGCGACGCAGTACGCGCTGCTGTCGTCGATCATGCTGCTGTTCCCGAAGTGGCTGGCCGGCTTCTCCGGCGTGGCGGTGGACGCCGTCGGTTATCACACGTTTTTCATCGGTACCGCGCTGATCGGTTTGCCGGTGCTGGTGCTGATCTGGATCGCATCGCGACGGTTGCAGCACCGGCAGCTTTCTTCAAAAACCTAGATTTGGTGAGGGCTAAGGGCCCGATTCAGCAAAAAGTCGATAAGTCAGCTTTTGTGCCATTAAGCCCTGTTTGAATAGGGCATTCAATGAAAAGCTGCTAGGCTGAAGCAGTCGCAAAATCGCCCGCAACCAGTCGCCCAACGGAGTACCTCATGCCCGTGAATTTCACTCTCAACCAGAAGCCGGTCGCGATCGACGCGCCCCCGGAGAAACCGCTGTTGTGGGCGCTGCGCGAGGACGCCGCGCTGACCGGCACCAAGTTTGGCTGTGGCATCGCCGCCTGCGGCGCCTGCACGGTCATGGTTGATGGGCAGGCGGTGCGCTCCTGCGTGACGCCGGTGTCGGCCGTCGCGGGCAAGGCCGTGACCACCATTGAAGGCGTCGGCGACAAGGCGCCAAGCCCGGTGCAGCGCGCCTGGATCGAGCAGCAGGTGCCGCAGTGCGGCTACTGCCAGCCCGGCTTCATCATGGCGACCACGGCGCTGCTGGCAAAAACGCCGAATCCAACCGATGCCGACATCGACGCTGCCATCACCAATCTGTGCCGCTGCGGCACTTACCCCGCCATGCGCGCCGCGATCAAGCGCGCAGCCGAACTCACGAAAGCGGGGGCCTGATAATGGCGGACGCAACGACAACAACTGCTGCATCGCCGCGCAGGAAAACCTCGAAAGCCCGCCGCGCCTTCCTGATCGGCGGCGGTCTTGTCGGCGGTGCGCTGGCCGTAGGCTTCACGCTCGCCTCGAAGCGCATCACCAACGCACAGGGCTTCAAGCCGCCGGCACTGGGCGGCGATGTCGCGTTCAATGCATGGCTGAAACTTGCGCCCGACAACGCGCTCATCGTGCAGGTACCGCGGCAGGAGATGGGGCAGGGCATCTACACCACGCTCGCCATGCTGGTGGCGGAGGAGCTGGACGCCGACTGGTCCAAGGTGCGTGTCGAGCAGGCCGCGATCAACCCGGTTTACGCCAACGTCACCGCCCTCGGCGATAGTGCGCCCGCTGCCATGCAGGGTGCAATGATGACCACCGCCCGACTGATCGGCGTGCAGATGACCGGCGGCTCCACGTCCACGCGCGACGCCTGGGAGCCGATGCGGGCGGCGGCAGCGAGCGCGCGCGCGATGCTGCTCGCGGCGGCGGGCGCAAAGTGGAATGTGAATCCCGCCGATCTGCGAATCGACAAAGGCGTAATTCGCCACGCGGCCTCGGGCCAGCAGGGTACGCTGGGCGAGTTCGCACAAGCCGCCGCTGCGCTGCCGCTACCACCGGTGGCGCGACTGAAACCGCGCAGCGAATGGCGCCTGCTTGGTACCAGCCCGGTCCGCCTCGACGTGCCGGAGAAGGCGATGGGCCGCGCCCAGTTCGGTATCGATGCGCGACCGGAAGGGCTGCTCTACGCGGCGATCAAGCATCTGCCGGTCACCGGCGGCGAACTGCAGGAGGTGCGCTGGAAGGGCGGCATGCCGCCCAAGGCGGTGCTGCATCAAGTGCGCGGCCCGAACTGGCTCGCCGTGATCGCCACCAGCTACTGGTTGGCGCAGCAGGCGCTGGCCGATGCTGAACTGGTGGGTGGCGGCCCGAAGGCATCGGTCTTGTCGAGCGAGCAGTTGGCGGCGCGTTACCGTGACATCCTCGACGGCAAGGGTGGCGGGCCCGAGCTGGGCAAGCCCATCCGCCGCACCTTCGGCGAACACGGCAACGCGGCGAAGGTGATTGCCGCTGCGCCAGCGAAGCAGCGTATCGAGGCGGACTACAGCGTGCCATTCCTCGCCCACGCGACGATGGAACCGCTGAACTGTACCGTGCGCGTCGCCGGTGACGGCAAGGAGCGCCAAGTCGATGTCTGGGTGGGCAATCAGGCGCCGACCATTGTGCAATGGCTGGCTGCCGGGGTGGCCGACGCCGCCATCGACAATGTCCGCGTGCATACGCCCTATCTCGGCGGTGGCTTTGGTCGCCGTTTTGATCTCGAGGTGATCCGGCAGGCGCTGGAATGCGCCAAAGTCACTGGCGGCAAGCCGGTGCAGCTGATCTGGTCGCGCGAAGAAGACATTCAGCACGATGCCTACCGGCCGGCCGTCTCGGCGCGCATGACGGCGGTGCTCGACGACGCTGGACAGGTTGCGGCGTGGCAACAGCAGATGGTCGGTCCCAGCGTCAGCAAGAGCGTGATTGGCCGCATGAACCCGATGTTTGCGGGCGACTATCCACCTGATCTCACCAACGCTGAAGGCGCGATGCATCTGCCCTACGCGTTCGCCAGCTTCCGCTGCGACCACGCCCAGGTGAACCTGCCGGTCGCCACTGGTTACTGGCGCAGCGTCGGCAATTCGTACAACGCGTTCTTCGTGGAATCGTTCGTTGACGAGCTGGCGGCGGCACTGAAGAAAGACCCGTATCTCTTCCGCCTCGAACTGCTCAAGGACCAGCCGCGCTTCGTCAAGGTGCTCGACGCCGCCGCCAGCGCTGCGCAGTGGACCAGCGCGCTGCCGAAAGGCTGGGGCCGTGGCATTGCGCTGGCCGAATCATTCAAGAGCATCGTCTGCCAGGTCGTGGATGTCGAAGTGGTCGGCAAGGACATCAAGGTGCGCCGCGTGGTGAGCGCCGTCGACTGCGGCACCGCGCTGCACCCCGAGAACGTAAAAGCGCAAATCGCCAGCGCCGCCATCTTCGGCCTCACCGCCGCGCTCA
This is a stretch of genomic DNA from Casimicrobium huifangae. It encodes these proteins:
- a CDS encoding AmpG family muropeptide MFS transporter yields the protein MTSTVTPHATTDRNTQSAEGTDDIAQTRTWRQSLATYLEPPSLRMLALGFAAGLPLLLVLGTFSFWLREAGINRSTIGFLSWVGLAYGFKWCWAPLVDRLPIPGLTRALGRRRSWLLLSQVMIVCGLVGMALNDPKVALMPSVWFAILTAFGSATQDIALDAYRIESGDADHQAALAAAYQTGYRIAMIWAGAGVLWIAARAEVANPTNYDAGGWRVAYLVMAASMVVGFITVLFSREPVQRALVPAKNLAEWLQTALIEPFADFFRRFGWNALLVLALIATYRVSDIVMGIMANPFYVDMGYSKDEVAAVSKVYGLAMTLIGAALGGVLAIKFGMMRTLMLGAVLSAASNLLFSWLATVGHDLTWLTVVISIDNLSAGIASSTFIAYMSSLTNISYSATQYALLSSIMLLFPKWLAGFSGVAVDAVGYHTFFIGTALIGLPVLVLIWIASRRLQHRQLSSKT
- a CDS encoding (2Fe-2S)-binding protein; this encodes MNFTLNQKPVAIDAPPEKPLLWALREDAALTGTKFGCGIAACGACTVMVDGQAVRSCVTPVSAVAGKAVTTIEGVGDKAPSPVQRAWIEQQVPQCGYCQPGFIMATTALLAKTPNPTDADIDAAITNLCRCGTYPAMRAAIKRAAELTKAGA
- a CDS encoding xanthine dehydrogenase family protein molybdopterin-binding subunit, whose protein sequence is MADATTTTAASPRRKTSKARRAFLIGGGLVGGALAVGFTLASKRITNAQGFKPPALGGDVAFNAWLKLAPDNALIVQVPRQEMGQGIYTTLAMLVAEELDADWSKVRVEQAAINPVYANVTALGDSAPAAMQGAMMTTARLIGVQMTGGSTSTRDAWEPMRAAAASARAMLLAAAGAKWNVNPADLRIDKGVIRHAASGQQGTLGEFAQAAAALPLPPVARLKPRSEWRLLGTSPVRLDVPEKAMGRAQFGIDARPEGLLYAAIKHLPVTGGELQEVRWKGGMPPKAVLHQVRGPNWLAVIATSYWLAQQALADAELVGGGPKASVLSSEQLAARYRDILDGKGGGPELGKPIRRTFGEHGNAAKVIAAAPAKQRIEADYSVPFLAHATMEPLNCTVRVAGDGKERQVDVWVGNQAPTIVQWLAAGVADAAIDNVRVHTPYLGGGFGRRFDLEVIRQALECAKVTGGKPVQLIWSREEDIQHDAYRPAVSARMTAVLDDAGQVAAWQQQMVGPSVSKSVIGRMNPMFAGDYPPDLTNAEGAMHLPYAFASFRCDHAQVNLPVATGYWRSVGNSYNAFFVESFVDELAAALKKDPYLFRLELLKDQPRFVKVLDAAASAAQWTSALPKGWGRGIALAESFKSIVCQVVDVEVVGKDIKVRRVVSAVDCGTALHPENVKAQIASAAIFGLTAALKGKITLSEGVVQQSNFNDYPLLSMAECPQFETIIIDSGAPLGGIGEVGTPPVAPALGNAIFAATGKRLRGLPFGLD